One part of the Paroedura picta isolate Pp20150507F chromosome 5, Ppicta_v3.0, whole genome shotgun sequence genome encodes these proteins:
- the LOC143838864 gene encoding IgGFc-binding protein-like: MGARMLLLISIGMAFLGGLHAVVPVGREFITAFMQNYLMSVPGAEFQLFISGYASLTRVTVSLYKSQFQNNFVLTQGQTQVVKIPAYVEMSGTAKSCNTILVRADQDVSVLALSSKENSADTNVVYPVSSLGTEYYVLTPVGSGDKLYKEFSIIAWRDPVEVDITLKGSVRFQERVYKAGAQLRVSLLPYEAVQFQSRQDLSGTRIRSPQPVAVLSGHSCARKNTKCNHVVEQLLPVTSWGRAFFIPPLSFQTKYDIAYIVASQATLITYFSGGAHKNQLLQPGSVFQLEVIRTGPFYLTSSSGIQVFFFCTGGSHNGIAFDPFFLSIPDVSSYCTSYSIRSQEGFENYGLIIAKKMAAAGITMA, translated from the exons GCCTCCACGCTGTAGTCCCTGTAGGCCGGGAGTTCATCACAGCCTTCATGCAAAACTACTTGATGAGCGTACCTGGGGCTGAGTTCCAGCTCTTCATCTCTGGCTATGCATCCCTCACCAGAGTCACTGTCTCACTCTACAAATCCCAATTCCAGAACAACTTTGTCCTCACTCAGGGTCAGACGCAAGTCGTCAAGATCCCAGCTTACGTCGAGATGTCCGGCACAGCTAAATCCTGCAACACCATCTTGGTGCGAGCTGATCAAGATGTTTCGGTGTTGGCCCTCAGCTCCAAGGAGAACTCTGCTGACACCAATGTGGTCTATCCTGTAAGCAGTCTTGGCACAGAATACTACGTCCTCACCCCTGTTGGAAGTGGAGACAAACTGTATAAGGAATTCTCCATCATCGCATGGCGTGATCCTGTTGAAGTGGACATCACTCTCAAGGGAAGTGTGAGATTCCAGGAGCGCGTCTACAAAGCAGGGGCACAACTGCGTGTCTCCCTTTTACCCTATGAAGCCGTCCAGTTCCAAAGCCGCCAAGATCTCTCTGGAACACGCATCAGGTCGCCACAACCAGTGGCGGTGCTGAGCGGCCACAGCTGTGCGCGCAAGAACACCAAATGCAACCATGTGGTGGAACAGCTACTGCCTGTGACGAGCTGGGGTCGGGCCTTCTTCATCCCCCCACTCTCCTTCCAGACGAAGTATGACATTGCCTATATTGTTGCTTCCCAGGCCACCCTCATTACCTACTTCTCTGGAGGAGCCCACAAGAACCAGCTCCTCCAGCCTGGGTCAGTTTTTCAGCTGGAAGTCATCCGGACCGGTCCCTTCTATCTCACATCCAGTTCTGGCATAcaagttttcttcttctgtacCGGTGGTTCCCATAACGGGATAGCTTTTGACCCATTCTTCCTCAGTATTCCAGATGTATCCAGTTATTGCACCTCCTACTCCATCAGGAGCCAGGAGGGCTTTGAGAATTATGGCCTCATCATTGCCAAGAAGATGGCTGCTGCTGGGATCACCATGG CCTAG